From the genome of Sporosarcina sp. 6E9, one region includes:
- a CDS encoding class I SAM-dependent methyltransferase — translation MSEHYYSKDPTVKSQPKVLAVTLRQQSFRFVTDAGVFSKGDVDFGSKLLAESFVMPEVEGDVLDVGCGYGPIGLSIAASFPGRKIHMVDVNERALSLSAKNAENNNVSNVEIYSSDALTGVVATEFSAILTNPPIRAGKKTVFSFYDGAFTKLKVRGELWVVIQKKQGAPSTIQHLEKLFGNAETIVKKKGYHIIRAIKV, via the coding sequence TGAAGAGTCAGCCAAAGGTGTTAGCCGTCACGTTACGCCAACAATCATTTCGCTTTGTCACGGATGCAGGTGTTTTCAGTAAGGGAGATGTGGATTTCGGTTCGAAGCTTCTTGCGGAATCATTTGTGATGCCGGAGGTCGAAGGTGATGTGCTTGATGTGGGTTGCGGGTATGGGCCGATTGGTTTGTCGATAGCTGCTTCATTTCCAGGTCGAAAAATCCATATGGTTGACGTGAATGAGCGGGCTCTATCGCTAAGTGCTAAAAACGCGGAGAATAATAACGTGTCAAATGTCGAAATCTATTCTAGTGATGCACTTACTGGTGTTGTAGCTACAGAATTTTCCGCAATACTGACGAATCCACCAATACGGGCAGGAAAAAAAACTGTCTTTAGTTTTTACGATGGTGCATTTACCAAGTTGAAAGTCAGAGGCGAATTGTGGGTTGTTATTCAGAAAAAACAAGGTGCGCCATCTACGATTCAACATTTAGAAAAACTTTTTGGCAATGCTGAGACTATCGTAAAGAAAAAAGGTTATCATATTATCAGGGCAATTAAAGTTTGA